In the genome of Plectropomus leopardus isolate mb chromosome 19, YSFRI_Pleo_2.0, whole genome shotgun sequence, the window ATGTTGTCAAACAGGCTGAAGATCAGACAGAACACAAAAGTGGCAAAATAGCCTAATCACAGCCAGGAGTACgattttttaaaccaagaatTTTAAATCGTTATTGCTCtattgtccatttttttttaatgattcaatgtaaaaatgtaatgtattttgtaaaattaaaccTGAAATTACCATTAAGGTCCGCATGTATTTTTTCACTGTAAGATTTCATATTTCCTAATGTGCTGCTGTGAAATATGAACCTTATATGGCACTGCCAGTGAATATTTAAAGATGTAAGATTTGCTGCATTATGTCTTTTTGAAAAGGAGATTACACAAGAATTGTGCTGTGTTTCCTGGGATCTGTCAGCCACAGACACGAGAGCCAGAATAACAGAATTGGAATAAAGTGAAGCTCTTATAAAGACATATTTgtcatctcatttttttcaatacttgATGAGAGTGcttaaaattgcagaaaaatctgtatgtgtttctgtgcagaagagacagagagacagtgtgttTGTATCTTCGTATTGGAGAAACAGGAATATTCAGTTTTCAATAGGTAGGTATATGTTTTAAACATTGAGGGGAACATGTCCCTGTGAAATCTACGCCTACGCTGTAAAggagtatattttatttaattcccTGTATTATTTGTTgaataaatgaccaaataatccaaaaaaataaggacagaaatagaaaaaaaaactatacatgCAGGATTTATCAAGGGTTTTAACccaacatactgtatatgtgaaAGAGTCAAGAGTGCAAAAGCACGCTCCTTCCACTTTGGACAGTCATGGAACACACACCGGCACATTGAGCAGTTTATGAATGTGGAAATTTGAATAAAAGAGAGTGAGTAAATGATGCCTGCCTGACATATTAGACGTGGCTCTGCCTCAATATGAGAACTGAAGTTGCAACAAGTACAGTTCATGTCACAGAGTGCTGGTAGACTTCTGTCTTCTACTTCTTATTCCTGATTTGAGCATCATGTGTGGCCCATTCAAGGGCTGTCAGGGCATTTTGCGCCTTCTGGAAATAATCGTCAGTGCCTTATCTTTGATCATCGTAATCTCCAGAGGCAAGATGGTGAGTCCATGGGGCGTCTGGTGTGAGTTTGTCTGGGTTTTCTGCATCACGGTGCCGTTGGTCCTGAGCGTGGTGGAGGACAAAAAGTGGCACATCCTCCTGGCTGTCTTCCTCCCAAACTGGGCTGACCTGACGTGCGGGCTGACCTCCCTGTGTGCTCTGATGATCACCTCAGCCACGGTCATCTTTGCAGCCGTTTTTGTGTGCCTTTCCTGCGTCGTCAACATCCTGTGTTTCATCTCCTCCCTGGTCGCCACTGTTTTGTTCCTGATAGACGGTGCAATGCAAAAAATGAAGTTTCCAAGCGGCTACATGTGCAGCCTGAGAGGAAGTCTCCGCACTACAGAGGCCTTTATAGCGTGTATTATCCTCAGTGCCGCCACGGACCACTTTGTGAACGGTGAATGGTCCTTTCGCCCTGCTGGGATGATATGCAGCGTCCTTGTGTTTGCCGTTTGCCTCCTGGTCACTGTGGTCATCATTGTTCTGCATCTGCTCAAGCTGCTGCAGTGTCTGCTGGCATTCAAGCTAAATATGATGGAGCTGGTGTTTAACATCGTGGCAGTGCTGTTGTACCTGCTCGCTGTCATTCTGTGGTCCGTCTTTGGTTACAAACGCTCCAAGTACAATCCTTACATCTGTCAGAAGTGTTCCTTTGTAGACATGAATACTGTTAACATCGGAGCCATCGTCAATATTGTCTTTTACATTGTGGACCTAGTTTTATCCATTAAATCTCGCTAGAAATGTAGACATGGCATGTGTTTAGAAACTCTGATTTACTTGTGTtgcatggttttattttttcagaagttaattattttaatgaggaAACTGTTCAGTGGACAGTAGCTGGTTATTTGTACTGTTTGTTGCCCAAAAttatgtgaaacatttttaaaattattcctCAAATCAGAAGGtgatattgtgacattttatctTGCATActtaattctaaaaaaaataacagataaatGCCTGAAATATGCCTTTTAATTGTGTAGTATTTCTAGTCAagttaaaatgtatgaaaatgtaattgaaaTCATATCTCTATAAAGTGAAGAAAAGCTGTGTTAAACCAGAGTGGACAATGCAGTCTCCCttatcattttaactttttttttattgaaaactaAAGACATTTGACTGTTTCTACAatgttttattgtctctctgATAGTGCAACAATAGCTCAGAGACTGTATATTCAAATCTCACAGGTCTGGCAGTTACATGCCATGAAACTGAGATAGTGAATGCAAATGTTATAGCAAACACTCATAGCTGTTACCAAGGTAAAAGGGTATTAACatactatttttaaaacataattgcattatttaattattagaaAAAGCACGCATATGAAATCATTGCCTCATAGTCCAAACAGTGTGTGCTGATGTGCACCTTCAGGCCTCATCTGGTTCCTCAAACTCCACAGTCTCCAGCAGACCCTGGAAACAGAAGTAGTGGGAGTTGCAGTAGACAGGAGGCTTGTTGGGAGATGAACCCACCACTTCTGGTTTGAGCGAGGCGAAGGGACTGGCTCCGCTTCCCTTCATGTCCATCTCCAGCTCCAACAGGATCTGCAAGGAGTAGGTcatctctgtctcactgtggaTGGAGGACAAGATACATCAGGAGCCATTAAACATTACACACATTATGGATGAATTTTCGTGGATAATGAAAGAGCAGGGAGGAAAGCCAGCCTGGCCTACTGAGAAGTTTGCATATTTAGGCACAATTTCACACACTTGTGAT includes:
- the LOC121959075 gene encoding myeloid-associated differentiation marker-like protein 2, which codes for MCGPFKGCQGILRLLEIIVSALSLIIVISRGKMVSPWGVWCEFVWVFCITVPLVLSVVEDKKWHILLAVFLPNWADLTCGLTSLCALMITSATVIFAAVFVCLSCVVNILCFISSLVATVLFLIDGAMQKMKFPSGYMCSLRGSLRTTEAFIACIILSAATDHFVNGEWSFRPAGMICSVLVFAVCLLVTVVIIVLHLLKLLQCLLAFKLNMMELVFNIVAVLLYLLAVILWSVFGYKRSKYNPYICQKCSFVDMNTVNIGAIVNIVFYIVDLVLSIKSR